The DNA sequence ATTTCGATGCGCATCAGTGACGAGGAGCGCGAGCACCTGGAAAATCTGATGAGCAAGACCAAAAAGAGCGTATCCGACATCATGCGCGAGGCCATGGAATACTTCTCGGCCCAACATGACCAGCAGACGAACCTGGAGCAGAAGGCCGCCTAAGACCTCATTCTACAGGCATACGGGACACACGCAAAAGGCGTGGGTAGTTATATCTACCCACGCCTTTTGTTTCGCAACCACTGGCCACAGAGCCGTTCAGTTTATCAGGATCTCGAACTGCTCCTGGTGGAAACCGGGCTTGGCCCGCACGGTAATACGCTTCTTGAAGCGCTTTTCCAACTCCTCCAGCCCCCGCCGCTCCTCATCGTAGAGCAGGTCCGCCACCTGGGGATGGACCGACACCGTAGCCTTGGTCCCCTTGATATCCAGCATCTCGCGGCGCAACTCCCGGAAGATCTCATGGCACACCGTAATCTTCGACTTGATGTAACCGCGCCCCTCGCAGTACGGGCACGGCTCGCACATCATCCGACCGATGCTCTCCCGTACACGCTTGCGGGTCATCTCCACCAGGCCCAGTTCTGAAATTTTGAGGATGTTGCTCTTCGACTTGTCCCCCTTGAGGGCCTCCTCCAGCGCGGTGAAGACCTTGTCCCGGTTGACCTCTTTCTCCATGTCGATAAAATCGATGATGATGATGCCGCCGATATTGCGCAGCCGCAGCTGATAGGAGATCTCCTTGACCGCCTCCAGGTTGGTCTTGAGGATGGTGTCCTCGAGATTATGCTTGCCCACGAAGCGCCCGGTGTTCACATCCACGGCGGTGAGCGCCTCGGTCTGCTCGATGATGATATAGCCGCCGCTCTTCAGCCAGACCTTTCTGCCCAGCGCCCGGCTGATCTCCACCTCCAGACCGAAATGGTCGAAGATCGGCTCCTCGTCATCGTAGAGCTCGATGGAATACTTCATCTTGGGCATGAAGGTGGAGATGAACTGGACGATCCGGTCAAAATCCGGCTTCGAGTCCACGATGATCCGGTCCACCTGCTCGGTAACGATGTCGCGCACCACCTTCTGGACCACGTCCAGGTCGGAATGGACCAACGAAGGGGCCGCAGCCTTTTCCCTGCGCTTGGCGATCTCGGCCCACAGCGTGGAAAGATACTGCATGTCCGACAGCAGGTCCTCTTCGCTTTTCCCTTCCGAGACCGTCCTGACGATATACCCCGAGCCGCTCTGCTTGAGGCGGTCGACGATTTCACGCAAACGCTCCCGCTCGGCCTCGTCCTCGATGCGGCGGGAAATGCCCACATGGTCCACCGTCGGCATGTACACCAGATGGCGGCCCGGCAGGGAGATGTGGGAGGTGATGCGCGCACCCTTGGTGCCGATCGGCTCCTTGGAAATCTGGACCAGCAGCTCCTGTCCCTCCTGAAGCAGCTCTTCAATGGGGTGCAACGGCTTGTAGTCGGGATGGGCGGATTCCGGCTGCTCGACGTTGGGCTCATGTTCCTTCTTGCCCTCGTCCAGAAGCGACTCATACTCCTCAATGGCGTCAAAGACATCCGCCACGTACAAAAATGCCGCCTTCTCCAGGCCGATGTCCACGAAGGCAGCCTGCATACCGGGCAACACCCTGATGACCCGTCCCTTGTAGATGTTGCCGACAATCCCCCGTTCGCGGCTGCGCTCGATATAAAGCTCGGCAATGGTGCCGTTTTCAATCAGCGCGATACGCGTCTCGTGGGAGGCGGCGTTGATAACCAGTTCTACTCCCATACAATTTGTCTCCGTCTATATAAAATGCATTCAAAATCAGTCACGTGGCGACGGCGCGGCAAAAACAACATCGAGCTTTTCAACCCGCAGGTCATCCATGGCGAGCGTATCGTTGCCGGTAATGGCGCGGGCATACTCCACCGGCTTGCCCCTGCCGGCAACCAGGTCCAGCGAGTCGGGCCCGGCAACGAGCGAGACGGTTTCCGACCGTAGATCAATAGTTTGACGTTCGCCCTTTTTAATCCGTTGAATGACGAAATCACTGTGCGCCAAAAACTGCTCACATTTTTGAGGCAGATCGCCACAGGGCGCTTTAGTAAAGGTTATGCGATAATGGGTGGCGATCATCTGGGGCGAAAGAGATGGTGATTTCACGTCCACCCGTTCCGCCTCCAGAATCCGCAGCCCCTCGGGCAGGACGCCGTTCAGCCGGCGCTGCACCTCAGCCGCTTCGCAGCCGGCCGCCACAACCATATCCATGTATTCCGCCCTGGATTCTATACCAACCGAGGTGGCGGTGGCAAAGGAGAATTTGGGATGGGGGTGGAAACCTTGGGAAAAAAGGATCGGCACCCCCGCCCGGCTGACGGCGCGCGTGAAGACCGTAATCAGCTCAAGATGGCTCAGAAAACGCATGGCGCCGGTTTTCGCAAAGCGCAGCCGGATACGGGCCGGCAACGGCTCGAACAGTGCCGCGGCAGCCGGTGCCGCCACGGCGTCATGGGGCGAGAGGCGCGGCTCCACGGCGCTGAAGTCGCAGACGCCGCAGGCGCTGCACCGGCCGTGACGGCAATCCTCGGTCGCCGACTCCGCGAAGGCGCGCTCCCGCTCCGCCAGCAAAAACTCCCGCGTAACGCCGCAGTCGAGATGGCCCCACGGCAGGACTTCGTCCAGGGCCCGCCGTCGCAAGTACCATTCGGGCTCGATGCCGCAGTCGGCGAAGGCTTGCCGCCAGCGTTCCGGCGAGAAGTGCTCCCCCCAGCCGTCAAAACGGCAGCCCAGTTCCACCGCCCGCGCCAGCACCGGCGCCAGCCGCCGGTCGCCCCGGGCAAAGACCCCCTCCATGAATGAAAGCGGGGCGTCCTGCCACTTGAAATTGAGCTTGCGTCGTTTCAATTCGCCGCGCAACAGCCCCTGCCGCTCCCTGATCTCGTCCTGGGAGATCTGCGCTTCCCACTGGAAAGGCGTATGTGCCTTGGGAACGAAACTGCTGACCGACACGTTGACCTCGCCCGAAACACCCGACCCTTTGGCCTGGTCCTTGACCCGGCGCGCCAGGGCGGGGATTTCCAGCACATCATCCAGGGTCTCCCCCGGCAGGCCGATCATAAAGTAGAGTTTGATGAGCCGCCACCCGGCCCCATAGACGTTGGCCGCCCCCTCCAGGAGGTCCGCCTCGGTGATGCCCTTGTTGATCACCCCGCGCATCCGTTCGCTGCCCGCCTCCGGGGCCAGGGTGAACCCGGTCTTGCGCACCTTCTTGATCTCGTCGATCAACCCTTCGGTGAGGGTTCCGACCCTGAGCGACGGCAGGGAAACAGCCACCCGGTCATGGGCATAGCGCTCCATCAGCCCGGTCAAAAGCGGGGCGATACAGGAATAGTCCCCCGAAGAGAGCGACAGGAGCGACACCTCGTCATAGCCGGTGGCCTCCAGGGACTTTTCCACCAGATCGAAGATGGTTCCGGGCGAACGCTCGCGCACCGGCCGGTAGATATAGCCGGCCTGGCAGAAACGGCAGCCGCGGGTGCAACCCCGGGCAATCTCCACCGCCACCCGGTCATGGATGGTCTTCATGAAGGGGACGACCGGCGCAGCGGGATAGGGTGCCGTGTCGAGGTTCGCGAGAAACCGGCGGCGCACGCGCCCCACGCCGGGCTTGAGCGGGACAATCTCCGCGATGCTCCCGTCCGGGTGGTAGCGGGGTTCAAAATACGAGGGGACGTATACCCCCTCGATGGCGGCCAGACGCTCCAGGAGCGCCGCCTTCCCCAGGCCTGCACGCTTTGCCAGACGCGCAGCCTCGGCGATCTCCAGCACCGCCTCTTCACCGTCGCCCAGCAGGAAGGCATCGAAGAACGGGGCCAGCGGCTCAGGGTTATAGGCGCACGGGCCGCCGGCGATGACCAGCGGGAAAACGTCATGGCGCTCGTCGGCCAAAAGCGGTATGCCGGCCAGGCGCAGCATGGTGAGGATATTGGTATAGGAGAGCTCGTACTGCAGGGTAAAACCGATGATATCGCAGGCCGCCAGCGGTGTAGCGCTTTCCAGGGTCGCCAGGGGGGAGCCTGCGGCCTCCATCTGGGACTCCATATCCGGCCATGGGGCATAGACGCGCTCCGCCGCAATCCCGTCGGCGGCATTGAGAACATGATACAGGATCCGCAGCCCCAGGTGGCTCATGCCGACTTCATAGACGTCCGGGAACGCCAGGGCAAAACGCAGTTCGGCCTCATCCTTGCGAATGGAGCCCATCTCTCCCCCCATGTAACGGGCGGGCTTTTCAACGGCAAGGAGGTTCATAAATGGAAGACAATCCTTAAGAATGTGATGGCAAGGCAAGGGACTGTAACAAATCGGAAGGGATGATGGCAAGGGAAATAGCCATTTTTTTCTTGCATCGGTTTGTCATTAATGGTAAAGAGAAGATTCTCGTTGCCGAAGTGGCGGAATTGGTAGACGCGCCAGATTCAGGTTCTGGTTCTCGCAAGGGAGTGCTGGTTCGATTCCAGTCTTCGGCACCAGTTAAGGAATTAAGGCTTTGCAGACTTCTGCAAAGCCTTTTCCATTTTCAACCAGCATCCACGCAATCCACGCACGCAGGGCGGCCTTCCGAAACCCGGGCGCCACGACCAACCCCGGGATGGTTTCTCACCGACAGACAACGCGGGTATTCGATCCGCACGGGAAGCAACATGAAGATAATGGTATGGGATCTCATCGAATCGGTTTCAAATGCCCTGGACATGATCAACAGCAACCTGTCCGAGCACCATGGCAAGGTCGCCTATATCTCCATGCGGATCGGCACCATGCTCGGCATGAGCAACAACGACATCGAGAGGATGATCTATGCCGCACTGCTCCACGACTGCGGCGTCTTCACCGGCGACGAGGCGAACTCGATCACGCGCTTTGAATTCGACACCACGGCGAACAACCATGCCGAGATCGGCTCGAAACTCCTCAAGGGCCTTACGTTCATCGATATCTCCGAAATAGTCCGATTCCACCACACCTCCTGGAAGCATGGCGAGGGGGCCGGCACCGGGGACGGCCGCGCCATACCGTTCACCAGCCATATCATCCACCTGGCGGATCGCGTAGCAACCCTTTCCGCGGTCAACAACAACATCCTCTTGCACTCCCACGACATTTTGAAGACCGTCGAAGCGCACGCCGACAGCGTGTTCCATCCCGATATCGTGGCCGCATTCCATGAACTGGCCCAAAGGGATTCGTTTTGGCTCGATATGAACAGCAACGACGTCAAATATCTGGTCAACGGTTCGATCCGTTCTTCTTCCATCGACATCGGCATCGACGAACTTTACGAATTTTCCCGCCTCATCTCCAACATCATCGACTACAAGTGCCGGTTTACGGCGACCCACTCCATCGGCGTCGCCCGGGTGGCACAGGCTGTCAGCCGCAAAATAGGCTTCAGCAGTGCCGAAGGGACCCTTTTCGAGATCGCCGGCCATCTGCACGACCTCGGCAAGCTTTCCGTCCCGGCCGAGATCCTCTACAAGCCGTCGGGCCTGAACAGGGAGGAAATGGCGGTCATGCGGTCCCACTCCTACATAACCTTCGCGGCGCTCAGAAAGGTGCGAGGCATGGAAAACGTCGTCAAGTGGGCGTGCGAACACCACGAGAAGCTGGACGGCAGCGGGTACCCCTTCAGGCGCACGGACAGCGAACTCTCCCTGGGGTCCCGGGTCATGGCGGTCGCCGATATCTTTACGGCCCTCTCCGAGGACAGGCCCTACCGCAAGGGGATGTGCAAGCGCGACACCATCAGCACCCTGAACAGCCTCACCGGCACCCACCTGGACCCCTATGTCACCTCGACGCTGGTCTCGGCCTATGACGAGATCAACGACATCAGGGCCCTGTATCAGAAAAATGCGTTCGACATCTACATGGAGGTCCTCAACTAGGGCCACCAGGGCCGCGCCCCCCTCTAACCGGTGCCTCCCCGCTGCGGGAAATTGTGTTGCCTCGCGGCGTCAATCCTCTTATGCTGTAGCGGTAGCATCATTCCCCCTAAACGAAATGGAGTTGTCATGATTACCCGATTGAAAACGCTTCTCGTCGCTGCCCTTGTCGCAAGCCTCCCCGGCTTGGCAGCCGCTTCCGACCCGGCTCCGGCAGCCGGCACAAAGCCTGCCGCAGCAGCACCCGCCCCCATCGCCCCCGCGCCGGAGAAGAAAACCTCCGAGGCCGCACCGCTCCGCCAGACAACCAAGCTCGGCACCGTTGACCTGGCCCGTGTCGGCGACGAGACCGAACAGGGCAAAGCGGTTCAGGCCAAACTCCAGGCCAAGAAGGACAAGCTCCAAACCAGGGTCGACGGCAAGCGGAAGCAGTTGGACAAACTGCGCGCCGGCATCCAGGCCAAGCTCCCCTCTCTCTCCCCGGCCCAACGCGCCGCCAGGGAAAAGGAATTCCAGAAAAAGGTGGAAGAGTTCCAGAAGTTCGGCAGGCAATTGGAAGAGGAATTGTCCTCCCTGCAGGAAAAGGAAACCAAAGCGCTGTACGATGAAACCGAGCGGGCGGCCGCGGCCTACGGCAAGGCCAACGGCTTTGCCAT is a window from the Oryzomonas sagensis genome containing:
- a CDS encoding ribbon-helix-helix protein, CopG family, translated to MGRMRENPRYNVISMRISDEEREHLENLMSKTKKSVSDIMREAMEYFSAQHDQQTNLEQKAA
- a CDS encoding Rne/Rng family ribonuclease, producing the protein MGVELVINAASHETRIALIENGTIAELYIERSRERGIVGNIYKGRVIRVLPGMQAAFVDIGLEKAAFLYVADVFDAIEEYESLLDEGKKEHEPNVEQPESAHPDYKPLHPIEELLQEGQELLVQISKEPIGTKGARITSHISLPGRHLVYMPTVDHVGISRRIEDEAERERLREIVDRLKQSGSGYIVRTVSEGKSEEDLLSDMQYLSTLWAEIAKRREKAAAPSLVHSDLDVVQKVVRDIVTEQVDRIIVDSKPDFDRIVQFISTFMPKMKYSIELYDDEEPIFDHFGLEVEISRALGRKVWLKSGGYIIIEQTEALTAVDVNTGRFVGKHNLEDTILKTNLEAVKEISYQLRLRNIGGIIIIDFIDMEKEVNRDKVFTALEEALKGDKSKSNILKISELGLVEMTRKRVRESIGRMMCEPCPYCEGRGYIKSKITVCHEIFRELRREMLDIKGTKATVSVHPQVADLLYDEERRGLEELEKRFKKRITVRAKPGFHQEQFEILIN
- a CDS encoding TIGR03960 family B12-binding radical SAM protein; translated protein: MNLLAVEKPARYMGGEMGSIRKDEAELRFALAFPDVYEVGMSHLGLRILYHVLNAADGIAAERVYAPWPDMESQMEAAGSPLATLESATPLAACDIIGFTLQYELSYTNILTMLRLAGIPLLADERHDVFPLVIAGGPCAYNPEPLAPFFDAFLLGDGEEAVLEIAEAARLAKRAGLGKAALLERLAAIEGVYVPSYFEPRYHPDGSIAEIVPLKPGVGRVRRRFLANLDTAPYPAAPVVPFMKTIHDRVAVEIARGCTRGCRFCQAGYIYRPVRERSPGTIFDLVEKSLEATGYDEVSLLSLSSGDYSCIAPLLTGLMERYAHDRVAVSLPSLRVGTLTEGLIDEIKKVRKTGFTLAPEAGSERMRGVINKGITEADLLEGAANVYGAGWRLIKLYFMIGLPGETLDDVLEIPALARRVKDQAKGSGVSGEVNVSVSSFVPKAHTPFQWEAQISQDEIRERQGLLRGELKRRKLNFKWQDAPLSFMEGVFARGDRRLAPVLARAVELGCRFDGWGEHFSPERWRQAFADCGIEPEWYLRRRALDEVLPWGHLDCGVTREFLLAERERAFAESATEDCRHGRCSACGVCDFSAVEPRLSPHDAVAAPAAAALFEPLPARIRLRFAKTGAMRFLSHLELITVFTRAVSRAGVPILFSQGFHPHPKFSFATATSVGIESRAEYMDMVVAAGCEAAEVQRRLNGVLPEGLRILEAERVDVKSPSLSPQMIATHYRITFTKAPCGDLPQKCEQFLAHSDFVIQRIKKGERQTIDLRSETVSLVAGPDSLDLVAGRGKPVEYARAITGNDTLAMDDLRVEKLDVVFAAPSPRD
- a CDS encoding HD domain-containing phosphohydrolase codes for the protein MKIMVWDLIESVSNALDMINSNLSEHHGKVAYISMRIGTMLGMSNNDIERMIYAALLHDCGVFTGDEANSITRFEFDTTANNHAEIGSKLLKGLTFIDISEIVRFHHTSWKHGEGAGTGDGRAIPFTSHIIHLADRVATLSAVNNNILLHSHDILKTVEAHADSVFHPDIVAAFHELAQRDSFWLDMNSNDVKYLVNGSIRSSSIDIGIDELYEFSRLISNIIDYKCRFTATHSIGVARVAQAVSRKIGFSSAEGTLFEIAGHLHDLGKLSVPAEILYKPSGLNREEMAVMRSHSYITFAALRKVRGMENVVKWACEHHEKLDGSGYPFRRTDSELSLGSRVMAVADIFTALSEDRPYRKGMCKRDTISTLNSLTGTHLDPYVTSTLVSAYDEINDIRALYQKNAFDIYMEVLN
- a CDS encoding OmpH family outer membrane protein, which encodes MITRLKTLLVAALVASLPGLAAASDPAPAAGTKPAAAAPAPIAPAPEKKTSEAAPLRQTTKLGTVDLARVGDETEQGKAVQAKLQAKKDKLQTRVDGKRKQLDKLRAGIQAKLPSLSPAQRAAREKEFQKKVEEFQKFGRQLEEELSSLQEKETKALYDETERAAAAYGKANGFAIIIIKKQILFVGSDVDAQDVTDALIKAMDEAAKKK